GCGCCAGCCCTCATAGAGCGCGACCTGTCCCTCGAACGCGCCGATCGCGGCGCTGAGCAGCGGAATTTGGAGCGTCACCGCCGCGCGGTTGACCGCAAGCCGTGTGGCGAAATTGTCGCAGCCGTCGAGGATCAGGTTCGCGCCCGCCAGAAGCGCTTCGGCGTTCGCGTCGTCGAGCCGCTGCGCCACCGCAACGGCATCGACGTGCGGATTGATCCGCCGCGCCGCCTCTGCCGCAACCTCCGCCTTGCGCGCGCCCAGGTCGGCGTCGGTAAACAGCGGTTGGCGCTGGAGGTTCGACAGCTCGACCCGGTCGTGATCGATGATCGTCAGCTTTCCGACGCCCGCCGCCGCCAGATAGGTGATCGCCGGGCAACCGATCCCGCCCGCACCGATCAGCGCGACATGCGCCGCCTTCAGCTTCGCCTGTCCCGCGCCGCCAAAGGCCGGAAGGATGATCTGGCGTGCGTACCGGTCGAGTTCGGCGTCGCCGAGCATTATTCGCCCGGGCGGCGCAGCTTGATGCCCGACAGCGAGGCAAGGCCCAACGTGTCCGCCGTCTCGTCGACGGCGTCGCTTTCGACCCCGGTCGACCCGAAGCCCCCCGCGCCGCGCGCCGTCTCGTCAAGCGTCTCGACTTCGGCGAAGGCGGCGCGCTGGACTGGCGCGGGCACGAGTTGCGCGATGCGGTCGCCGCGCCTGATCTCGAAGGGTTCGTCGCCCAGATTGGCGAGGATCACCTTCACTTCGCCGCGATAATCGCTGTCGATCGTCCCCGGCGTGTTGAGGCAGGTGACTCCATGCTTGAGCGCGAGCCCCGAACGCGGTCGCACCTGCACCTCATACCCTGCGGGAATCGCCATCGCGAAGC
This genomic interval from Sphingopyxis chilensis contains the following:
- a CDS encoding HesA/MoeB/ThiF family protein; the protein is MLGDAELDRYARQIILPAFGGAGQAKLKAAHVALIGAGGIGCPAITYLAAAGVGKLTIIDHDRVELSNLQRQPLFTDADLGARKAEVAAEAARRINPHVDAVAVAQRLDDANAEALLAGANLILDGCDNFATRLAVNRAAVTLQIPLLSAAIGAFEGQVALYEGWRAGHACYACLVGNDPDRPGINCAETGVMGALAGMIGTMAALEAVRALSGWGSPLAGRLAIVDMLDRRWREVGVPEDPECPICKA
- the dut gene encoding dUTP diphosphatase → MSPLQEIEIAIQRLPNGGGLPLPAYASDGAAGMDVVAAESLTIRPGTRHAVATGFAMAIPAGYEVQVRPRSGLALKHGVTCLNTPGTIDSDYRGEVKVILANLGDEPFEIRRGDRIAQLVPAPVQRAAFAEVETLDETARGAGGFGSTGVESDAVDETADTLGLASLSGIKLRRPGE